The following DNA comes from Meleagris gallopavo isolate NT-WF06-2002-E0010 breed Aviagen turkey brand Nicholas breeding stock unplaced genomic scaffold, Turkey_5.1 ChrUn_random_7180001921808, whole genome shotgun sequence.
GGGTGGGGATGCTGACATTGGTGTTGGATCCAGGAGTGACTTCATGCCCGGGATAGCCCCCGCTGTTGGAACACGCCATGTTTTGGGGGGCTTATGGGAGGGGGGTGTTGTCTTTGATGTTAGACCCGGGAGTCACTTCATGGCCGAGATAGCCTCTGCTGTTGGGGCTTtctcctgcagcctcctctgAGCCGGCCGTGGACATTTGGGGCTCGTTGTGCCACTGAGGAACGGCTTCGCGTGCGGGCCTGCCGTGGCTGCCTGGGCCGGTCCGCAGTGCGTGAACGCTGGGGAGCCCTCACGGACCTCTGCGTTGCCGCTCTGGTGGTGCTGCGGgttctgctctgagcagctggaGATGGTGTTCGCCTGCTGCCTCGAGGTCTTCTGGTCCGGCTCTGGGATCCTGGGGCCCGACCTTGCAGCGGGGAGCGGCTTCGTGCGCTCCTTGTTCTCCGCTGCCTGGGACGCCTCCTGCGCgcagctgctgtggctgctctggAGGATCCCGATCTGCCCCGTCTGGTGGAGACGCGGGAGCTGCTTTCAATGGCTGGGGTGGGTGTATGGCTGCTCCCATGCTGTGCGTGGTGCTGCTCCACTGTCCCCTGATGGTCAGGAATATGGGAGCAGATTGTCCCCAGCTCACTGGTCTGGCAGCTGAGCTCCGGCAGCTGGGACCTATGTGATGGCCCGGACGCTGCCTGGCTGTTGGGGCCGGAGCAGCTGTCCTCAGGCTCCTGGGGGCTGTGGGATGACTCCAGGCTCTGCTGTCTGGCAGTGCTGAGTGCCGCGAGCTCCGAGATGGCTCTGGAGGCTGTAAGGGGAGGCGGAAGGTCAGCAGGAGGAACCTGTAGCCCCAGGTAGGGACAGGCTGCCATCCCTCGTGGAGCAGAGAGACTCTGGCAAAGCTGCCCCGAGCACTTGCTGCCAGGCCTTGCCTGGCCCCAGCCCCGTGCCACGCGCCTCATTGCCTCTTACCGGTACCCAGGCCAGCACATCTGTCACAGTCCCACATGTTCATTCTGATGCTTGAGCGGGAGCACTGTCGGTGGGTGCTCTCCGCTCCACAGGAGCTGCACAGGATcagctgccagggcctgggGAAGCAAGGGGGTTGTGGCTGTGAGGACCAAGTGAGCCAAGCCAGGGAGTCCCCgacacatctctgctgctcagtcctTGCTCCCCCAGCCTGTGCTGAGGCTCCGTGAGATCCCCCATGGAGCCGCAGAGAGCTGCTGCGGTAACTCACCCCTcttcttctgccagctc
Coding sequences within:
- the LOC109364783 gene encoding serine/arginine repetitive matrix protein 2-like, which produces MCFYHGGRELAEEEGPWQLILCSSCGAESTHRQCSRSSIRMNMWDCDRCAGLGTASRAISELAALSTARQQSLESSHSPQEPEDSCSGPNSQAASGPSHRSQLPELSCQTSELGTICSHIPDHQGTVEQHHAQHGSSHTPTPAIESSSRVSTRRGRSGSSRAATAAARRRRPRQRRTRSARSRSPLQGRAPGSQSRTRRPRGSRRTPSPAAQSRTRSTTRAATQRSVRAPQRSRTADRPRQPRQARTRSRSSVAQRAPNVHGRLRGGCRRKPQQQRLSRP